A DNA window from Cobetia marina contains the following coding sequences:
- the ygfZ gene encoding CAF17-like 4Fe-4S cluster assembly/insertion protein YgfZ, translating into MTDFKTLMQAHGFHATQAGKLAPESPLAPETDGAGSLTPLSCFEVLAVNGADGERFLQGQTSQQLALVDGSLAPLTAFCTPKGRILAMAQLMRLSEDCLWLLMPTGTAEPLRAHLAKFAPFYKVSLEVREDSVVVGLTGEPALTRAAEQLADAASSQHTALGPHDFAMLATPDAVLARQPGAEMARGVLVGSDAQVTRLSRALLDGGINTRDENHWAREDIRAGLQWVDSEQTDAWLPQMLNLEALAAISFKKGCYTGQEVVARAHFRGQVKKRLQRLTAEPVTPLPQPGGKVVSPEGKAMGEILRVANNADGSLEVLAVVSLRDEEAPLTLETGEPLHRAPLPYPLERRDPEQLKA; encoded by the coding sequence ATGACTGATTTCAAGACCCTGATGCAAGCCCACGGCTTTCACGCGACACAGGCGGGCAAGCTTGCCCCCGAGTCGCCGCTTGCCCCCGAGACCGATGGCGCCGGGAGTCTCACGCCCCTCTCCTGCTTCGAGGTACTCGCGGTCAATGGCGCGGATGGTGAGCGCTTTCTCCAGGGACAGACCTCGCAGCAGCTTGCGCTGGTGGATGGCTCACTCGCTCCGCTGACCGCCTTCTGCACTCCCAAGGGGCGGATTCTGGCGATGGCCCAGCTGATGCGTCTCAGCGAGGATTGCCTGTGGCTGCTGATGCCGACGGGCACGGCGGAGCCCCTGCGCGCGCACCTTGCCAAGTTCGCGCCCTTCTACAAGGTGAGTCTCGAGGTCCGGGAGGATAGCGTGGTCGTGGGGCTCACGGGAGAGCCCGCCCTGACCCGGGCGGCCGAGCAACTGGCCGATGCTGCCTCCTCACAGCACACCGCGCTTGGCCCGCATGATTTCGCCATGTTGGCAACCCCGGATGCCGTGCTTGCCCGCCAGCCGGGGGCAGAGATGGCACGAGGCGTACTGGTCGGCTCTGATGCGCAGGTGACCCGACTCAGCCGTGCACTGCTCGATGGCGGCATCAATACCCGTGACGAGAATCACTGGGCGCGCGAGGACATTCGTGCCGGCCTGCAGTGGGTGGACTCGGAGCAGACGGATGCCTGGCTGCCGCAGATGCTCAACCTGGAAGCGCTGGCGGCCATCAGCTTCAAGAAGGGGTGCTATACCGGTCAGGAAGTCGTGGCCCGCGCCCACTTCCGTGGTCAGGTCAAGAAGCGCCTGCAGCGCCTGACGGCGGAGCCGGTCACTCCTCTGCCGCAGCCGGGCGGCAAGGTGGTCTCGCCAGAAGGCAAGGCCATGGGTGAGATCCTGCGGGTCGCCAACAATGCCGATGGCAGCCTGGAAGTGCTGGCGGTGGTGAGCCTGCGCGATGAGGAAGCCCCCCTGACCCTCGAGACTGGGGAGCCCTTGCACCGCGCCCCGCTGCCCTATCCGCTGGAGCGACGTGACCCGGAACAGCTCAAGGCATGA
- a CDS encoding OsmC family protein: MSIEVITRKAGSFVHRVQVASFEELLVDVPTVVGGEDSAPDPHDYFDLSLGACKSITVLMYARRKGLPLASIVTTVDRDDSDERRAGENAEYRLSVSMHFQAEDGAELDEATRQRLLEISERCPIHRLMTSTRVSVTSREISPE; the protein is encoded by the coding sequence ATGAGCATCGAGGTGATTACCCGCAAGGCTGGCAGCTTCGTCCATCGGGTTCAGGTCGCGAGCTTCGAGGAACTGCTGGTGGATGTGCCCACCGTGGTGGGTGGCGAGGACAGTGCGCCGGACCCGCACGACTACTTCGATCTCTCGCTGGGTGCCTGCAAGTCGATCACCGTGTTGATGTATGCGCGGCGCAAGGGGCTGCCACTCGCGTCCATCGTGACCACGGTGGACCGTGATGACAGTGATGAGCGTCGCGCAGGTGAGAACGCGGAGTATCGTCTGAGCGTCAGCATGCACTTCCAGGCCGAGGATGGTGCGGAACTCGATGAGGCGACGCGTCAGCGCCTGCTCGAGATTTCCGAGCGTTGCCCCATCCATCGACTGATGACCAGCACCCGGGTCAGTGTGACGAGTCGCGAGATATCACCCGAGTAG
- the uvrB gene encoding excinuclease ABC subunit UvrB encodes MSKPFRINSKFKPAGDQPAAIEKLITGLEAGLAHQTLLGVTGSGKTFTVANIVERLQRPAIVMAPNKTLAAQLYGEFKSFFPDNAVEYFVSYYDYYQPEAYVASSDTFIEKDASINDHIEQMRLSATKALLERRDAIIVVSVSAIYGLGDPDQYLKMRLHFNRGEQIDQRGFLRRLAELQYTRNDMDFRRGTYRVRGDVIDIFPADSEEQAVRVELFDDEIDSIRLFDPLTGEVAESVPRMTIYPKSHYVTPRETIVAAVDHIKEELVERLDYLRKHDKLVEAQRLEQRTLYDIEMMMELGYCNGIENYSRYLSGRDPGNAPPTFFDYLPKDALVFIDESHVSVPQVGGMYRGDRSRKETLVEYGFRLPSALDNRPMKFEEWESILPQTVFVSATPGTYEEEHAGQVVEQVVRPTGLLDPVIEVRSASTQVDDVLSEIKARTEVGERVLITTLTKRMAEDLTEYLGEHDVRVRYLHSDIDTVERVEIIRDLRLGKFDVLVGINLLREGLDIPEVSLVAILDSDKEGFLRSERSLIQTIGRAARNANGKAILYGDRITDSMQRAIAETERRREKQMAFNEEHGITPRTITKSVADIMEGAQAPGRKSSRRKGNERQVAEETPDYAALAAQGPQALEKEISRLEDAMFAAAKNLEFEEAGRLRDQINDVRNRLLALG; translated from the coding sequence ATGAGCAAACCATTTCGCATCAATTCCAAGTTCAAGCCAGCCGGTGATCAACCGGCTGCCATCGAGAAGCTGATCACTGGCCTGGAAGCGGGTCTTGCGCATCAGACGCTTCTGGGTGTGACCGGCTCGGGCAAGACGTTCACCGTCGCCAACATCGTGGAGCGTCTGCAGCGACCCGCGATCGTGATGGCGCCCAACAAGACGTTGGCAGCCCAGCTCTATGGCGAGTTCAAGTCGTTCTTCCCTGACAACGCCGTCGAGTACTTCGTCTCCTATTACGATTATTACCAGCCCGAAGCCTATGTCGCGTCCTCGGATACCTTCATCGAGAAGGACGCCTCGATCAACGACCACATCGAGCAGATGCGCCTGTCGGCGACCAAGGCGCTGCTGGAGCGGCGCGATGCGATCATCGTGGTCTCCGTCTCGGCGATCTACGGCCTGGGTGACCCGGATCAGTACCTGAAGATGCGTCTGCACTTCAATCGTGGTGAGCAGATCGACCAACGCGGCTTTCTCAGGCGCCTGGCGGAGCTGCAGTACACCCGCAACGACATGGATTTCCGGCGCGGTACCTATCGCGTGCGTGGCGACGTGATCGACATCTTCCCGGCGGACTCCGAGGAGCAGGCCGTGCGTGTCGAGCTGTTCGATGACGAGATCGACTCCATCCGGCTGTTCGATCCGCTGACCGGTGAAGTGGCCGAGTCGGTGCCGCGCATGACCATCTACCCCAAGAGCCACTACGTGACGCCGCGCGAGACCATCGTCGCCGCGGTCGATCACATCAAGGAAGAGCTGGTCGAGCGCCTCGATTACCTGCGCAAGCACGACAAGCTGGTCGAGGCGCAGCGTCTGGAGCAGCGTACCCTCTACGACATCGAGATGATGATGGAGCTGGGCTACTGCAACGGCATCGAGAACTACTCGCGCTATCTGTCCGGGCGTGATCCCGGCAATGCGCCGCCGACCTTCTTCGATTACCTGCCCAAGGACGCGCTGGTCTTCATCGACGAGTCCCACGTCAGCGTGCCTCAGGTCGGCGGGATGTATCGCGGTGACCGTTCACGCAAGGAGACGCTGGTCGAATACGGCTTCCGTCTGCCATCGGCGCTGGACAATCGCCCGATGAAATTCGAGGAGTGGGAAAGCATCCTGCCGCAGACCGTCTTCGTCTCGGCGACACCCGGTACCTATGAAGAAGAGCATGCCGGGCAGGTGGTGGAGCAGGTCGTCCGTCCCACGGGGCTGCTTGATCCGGTCATCGAGGTGCGCTCTGCCTCGACCCAGGTCGATGACGTGCTCTCCGAGATCAAGGCGCGCACCGAGGTCGGTGAGCGCGTTTTGATCACCACGCTGACCAAGCGCATGGCGGAAGACCTGACCGAGTATCTGGGAGAGCACGATGTTCGGGTGCGCTATCTGCACTCGGATATCGACACCGTCGAGCGCGTAGAGATCATCCGGGATCTGCGTCTTGGCAAGTTTGATGTGCTGGTCGGCATCAACCTGCTGCGTGAGGGCCTTGATATCCCGGAAGTCTCGCTGGTGGCGATTCTGGATTCCGACAAGGAGGGCTTTTTGCGCTCCGAGCGCTCCCTGATCCAGACCATCGGCCGTGCGGCGCGCAACGCCAACGGCAAGGCGATTCTGTATGGCGATCGCATCACCGATTCCATGCAGCGTGCGATAGCCGAGACGGAGCGCCGCCGTGAGAAGCAGATGGCCTTCAATGAAGAGCACGGCATCACGCCGCGTACCATCACCAAATCGGTGGCGGATATCATGGAAGGTGCCCAGGCACCGGGACGCAAGAGCAGTCGTCGCAAGGGCAACGAGCGACAGGTGGCGGAAGAGACGCCGGACTATGCGGCTCTGGCGGCTCAAGGCCCTCAGGCACTCGAGAAGGAAATCAGCCGGCTGGAAGATGCCATGTTCGCGGCGGCCAAGAATCTCGAATTCGAGGAAGCCGGTCGACTGCGCGATCAGATCAATGACGTGCGCAATCGCCTGCTCGCGCTGGGCTGA
- a CDS encoding branched-chain amino acid ABC transporter substrate-binding protein, translating into MRRSLLALGIAAAMSTQAQADITIAMAGPVTGPVAQYGDMQFIGAEMAIERINAAGGVDGEMLKGVKYDDACDPKQAVAVANQIVNDGVQYVIGHLCSSATQPASDIYAEEGVMMITAASTSPTITEQGYELVFRTIGLDSLQGPVAGRYIAETIKPKHMAVIHDKQQYGEGIATGVRDTVEEAGIDVVLFEGITAGDKDFSALISKLKKENVDFVYYGGYHPELGLLLRQSRELGFDAPFMGPEGVGNPDISKIAGQASEGLYVTLPPAFENDPKNADLVAAFKDKEQDPSGPFVMPAYTAVELIADGIKGADSTDPYDVAEYLKANSFDTPIGKVEYDEKGDLKDFNFVVYNWHADGTKSEAAH; encoded by the coding sequence ATGCGCAGGTCTCTTCTCGCTCTCGGTATCGCCGCGGCGATGTCCACCCAGGCTCAGGCAGATATCACCATCGCCATGGCAGGCCCGGTCACGGGGCCGGTCGCCCAGTACGGTGACATGCAGTTCATCGGTGCCGAGATGGCCATCGAGCGGATCAATGCCGCCGGCGGCGTCGACGGCGAGATGCTCAAGGGCGTCAAATACGACGACGCCTGTGATCCCAAGCAGGCGGTGGCGGTCGCCAACCAGATCGTCAATGACGGCGTCCAGTACGTGATCGGCCACCTGTGCTCCAGCGCGACGCAACCGGCCTCGGACATCTACGCCGAGGAAGGCGTGATGATGATCACGGCGGCGTCCACCAGTCCGACCATCACCGAGCAGGGCTATGAGCTGGTCTTCCGCACCATCGGCCTGGACTCGCTGCAGGGGCCGGTTGCGGGGCGCTATATCGCCGAGACGATCAAGCCCAAGCACATGGCCGTGATCCACGACAAGCAGCAGTACGGGGAAGGTATCGCCACCGGCGTGCGCGATACCGTCGAGGAAGCGGGTATCGATGTGGTGCTGTTCGAGGGCATCACGGCGGGTGACAAGGATTTCTCGGCGCTGATCTCCAAGCTCAAGAAGGAGAACGTCGACTTCGTCTACTACGGCGGCTATCACCCGGAACTGGGCCTCTTGCTGCGTCAGTCGCGTGAACTTGGCTTCGACGCGCCCTTCATGGGGCCGGAAGGGGTCGGGAATCCGGACATTTCCAAGATTGCCGGCCAGGCCTCGGAAGGCCTGTACGTGACACTGCCGCCGGCCTTCGAGAATGACCCGAAGAACGCGGATCTGGTCGCGGCCTTCAAGGACAAGGAGCAGGACCCTTCCGGTCCGTTCGTCATGCCCGCCTACACCGCAGTGGAGCTGATCGCCGATGGCATCAAGGGCGCCGACTCCACCGACCCCTATGATGTCGCGGAATATCTCAAGGCCAACAGCTTCGACACGCCCATCGGCAAGGTCGAATACGATGAGAAGGGCGATCTGAAGGACTTCAACTTCGTCGTCTACAACTGGCACGCCGACGGTACCAAGAGCGAAGCGGCACATTGA
- the livH gene encoding high-affinity branched-chain amino acid ABC transporter permease LivH, with protein MEDILYFLQQVINGLTIGSTYALIAIGYTMVYGIIGMINFAHGEIYMIGTYVTFIVIAALGMLGIANPFFLMAAALLVAVLVSCAYGFAVERVAYRPVRGSKRLIALISAIGMSIFLQNYMRLAQGSRDMAISSLIPGGWEFGLESFAVNLSYMQVIIFSVTLVCMLLLSSFISRSRLGRACRACSQDAGMARLLGINTDMIISMTFVIGAALAAVAGLLLGMYYGVVNPYIGFLAGLKAFTAAVLGGIGSIPGAMLGGLLLGVAEALTGGYLSTEYKDVVAFGLLILILLFRPSGILGKPEVEKI; from the coding sequence ATGGAAGACATCCTCTACTTCCTGCAGCAGGTCATCAATGGCCTGACCATCGGCAGTACCTATGCCTTGATCGCCATCGGCTACACGATGGTCTACGGCATCATCGGCATGATCAATTTCGCCCACGGCGAGATCTACATGATCGGCACCTACGTGACCTTCATCGTCATCGCGGCGCTGGGCATGCTGGGCATCGCCAACCCCTTCTTTCTGATGGCGGCCGCCTTGCTGGTGGCGGTGCTGGTGTCCTGTGCCTACGGTTTCGCCGTAGAGCGGGTGGCCTATCGCCCGGTACGTGGCTCCAAGCGTCTGATCGCGCTGATCTCGGCGATCGGCATGTCGATCTTCCTGCAGAATTACATGCGTCTGGCCCAGGGCTCGCGGGACATGGCGATCTCCAGCCTGATTCCGGGCGGCTGGGAGTTCGGGCTGGAAAGCTTCGCGGTCAATCTGTCCTACATGCAGGTGATCATCTTCAGCGTCACGCTGGTGTGCATGCTGCTGCTGTCATCGTTCATCTCGCGCTCGCGCCTGGGGCGTGCCTGTCGTGCCTGCTCCCAGGATGCCGGCATGGCGCGTCTGCTGGGCATCAATACCGACATGATCATCTCGATGACCTTCGTGATCGGGGCGGCGCTTGCCGCCGTGGCGGGACTGCTGCTCGGCATGTACTACGGCGTGGTCAATCCCTACATCGGCTTCCTGGCCGGGCTCAAGGCGTTCACGGCGGCGGTGCTGGGCGGTATCGGCAGTATCCCCGGCGCGATGCTGGGTGGCCTGCTGCTGGGCGTCGCGGAGGCGCTGACCGGCGGCTATCTGTCCACGGAATACAAGGACGTGGTGGCCTTCGGACTGCTGATCCTGATTCTGCTGTTCCGTCCCTCCGGGATTCTCGGCAAGCCCGAAGTGGAGAAGATCTGA
- the livM gene encoding high-affinity branched-chain amino acid ABC transporter permease LivM codes for MPKLAKQTLKTAGTSPAETIPPQPSYRRPWWSALAAAVLTLVLGGSVLGVQLESTGITTTVRLMGMDTWGWLLAASLAVFLHQLVRPQIEEWRARTRKPSRFRVPDVMSGQKRQLWIMLAIGALLIFPFLSNRSAVDLATLTLIYIMLGLGLNVVVGLAGLLDLGYVGFYAVGAYTYALLNSYLGFSFWEALPIAGLMTALFGYLLGFPVLRLRGDYLAIVTLGFGEIIRILLNNWTELTGGPNGIARIPKPTLFNLEFSRRADEGNIAFHEFFGIDYDPAFKVIYLYLLALILVLITLFVIYRLLRMPIGRAWEALREDDIACRSLGMNPTGIKLSAFTIGASFAGFAGAFFAARQGFISPESFTFIESAIILAIVVLGGMGSQLGVILAAIAMTLLPELAREFNEYRMLLFGLMMVLMMVWRPQGLVPLKRPQMELDRG; via the coding sequence ATGCCCAAGCTTGCGAAACAGACTCTGAAGACAGCGGGCACCTCGCCCGCCGAGACGATTCCGCCACAGCCTTCCTATCGTCGTCCCTGGTGGTCGGCACTTGCGGCCGCCGTGTTGACTCTCGTGCTGGGTGGCTCGGTACTGGGGGTGCAGCTCGAGTCCACCGGTATCACCACCACGGTACGCTTGATGGGCATGGACACCTGGGGCTGGTTGCTGGCCGCGTCACTGGCCGTCTTCCTGCACCAGCTGGTGCGGCCACAGATCGAGGAATGGCGTGCGCGTACCCGCAAGCCATCACGTTTCCGCGTCCCCGACGTGATGAGCGGTCAGAAGCGTCAGCTGTGGATCATGCTGGCCATCGGTGCGTTGCTGATCTTCCCGTTTCTGTCCAACCGCTCGGCGGTGGATCTCGCGACCCTGACGCTGATCTACATCATGCTGGGCCTGGGGCTCAACGTGGTGGTGGGTCTCGCGGGGCTGCTGGATCTCGGTTACGTGGGCTTCTATGCGGTCGGAGCCTATACCTACGCACTGCTCAACAGCTATCTGGGCTTCAGCTTCTGGGAAGCGCTGCCCATCGCGGGGTTGATGACGGCGCTGTTCGGCTATCTGCTCGGCTTCCCCGTGCTGCGGCTGCGGGGTGACTACCTGGCCATCGTGACGCTGGGCTTCGGCGAGATCATCCGTATCCTGCTCAACAACTGGACGGAGCTGACCGGCGGCCCGAATGGCATCGCGCGCATACCCAAGCCGACCTTGTTCAATCTCGAGTTCTCGCGGCGAGCCGATGAGGGCAACATCGCCTTCCATGAGTTCTTCGGCATCGACTACGACCCGGCCTTCAAGGTGATCTATCTGTACCTGCTGGCCTTGATCCTGGTGCTGATCACGCTGTTCGTGATCTATCGTCTGTTGCGCATGCCCATCGGGCGGGCGTGGGAGGCGCTGCGCGAGGATGACATCGCCTGCCGTTCACTGGGCATGAATCCCACCGGCATCAAGCTCTCGGCCTTCACGATCGGGGCGAGTTTCGCGGGCTTCGCCGGTGCCTTCTTCGCCGCGCGTCAGGGCTTCATCAGTCCCGAGTCCTTCACCTTCATCGAGTCGGCGATCATTCTCGCCATCGTGGTGCTGGGCGGAATGGGCTCGCAGCTAGGCGTCATCCTGGCGGCGATCGCCATGACGCTGTTGCCGGAGCTGGCCCGTGAGTTCAATGAATATCGCATGTTGCTGTTCGGGCTGATGATGGTGCTGATGATGGTGTGGCGTCCTCAAGGCCTGGTGCCGCTCAAACGACCGCAGATGGAGCTCGACCGTGGCTGA
- the livG gene encoding high-affinity branched-chain amino acid ABC transporter ATP-binding protein LivG has protein sequence MQFGGLKAVDGVTLQVHPGEVVSVIGPNGAGKTTVFNCISGFYQPTGGEVYFQNRAMHRLPGYRIAQAGMVRTFQNVRLFKEMTVIENLLVAQHMHAERNLLKGLFKTPGYRRSEKALMQHAGDWLERVGLLEFANREAGNLAYGQQRRLEIARCMVARPRLLMLDEPAAGLNPNETRDLDDLIVSLTRDEGISVLLIEHDMSLVMGISDHIYVVNQGQPLADGCPDDIRRNDAVIKAYLGEE, from the coding sequence ATGCAGTTCGGTGGCCTCAAGGCCGTGGACGGCGTGACGCTTCAGGTACATCCGGGCGAGGTGGTATCGGTCATCGGGCCGAATGGTGCGGGCAAGACCACCGTCTTCAACTGCATTTCCGGCTTCTATCAGCCCACCGGCGGCGAGGTGTATTTCCAGAATCGCGCCATGCATCGCCTGCCGGGGTACCGGATCGCCCAGGCTGGCATGGTACGCACCTTCCAGAACGTGCGGCTGTTCAAGGAGATGACGGTCATCGAAAACCTGCTGGTGGCGCAGCACATGCACGCTGAGCGCAATCTTCTCAAGGGCCTGTTCAAGACGCCGGGCTATCGCCGCAGTGAAAAGGCGCTGATGCAGCATGCCGGTGACTGGCTGGAGCGTGTCGGTCTGCTCGAATTCGCCAATCGCGAGGCCGGCAATCTGGCCTATGGCCAGCAGCGGCGACTCGAGATCGCGCGATGCATGGTGGCCAGGCCACGGCTGCTGATGCTGGATGAGCCGGCGGCCGGCCTCAACCCCAACGAGACCCGGGATCTCGATGACCTGATCGTCAGCCTGACCCGCGATGAGGGCATCTCGGTGCTGTTGATCGAGCACGACATGAGTCTGGTGATGGGCATCTCGGATCACATCTACGTGGTCAATCAGGGTCAGCCGCTGGCGGATGGCTGCCCGGATGACATTCGACGCAACGATGCCGTGATCAAGGCCTATCTGGGAGAGGAATGA
- a CDS encoding ABC transporter ATP-binding protein, with product MLALEHLTTHYGPVQALNDVSLAVGQGEIVTLIGANGAGKTTLLMSICGDPRPTSGRVWFEGEEITGTPTARVMRGGLSVVPEGRRIFTGMTVEENLAMGGYYQSKEENERSIEHVLGLFPRLKERFHQRGGTMSGGEQQMLAIGRALMSRPRLLLLDEPSLGLAPIVIGQIFEIVEQLREQGTTIFLVEQNAHRALSIADRGYVLEHGRVVLADSGKALLANDEVRRAYLGG from the coding sequence ATGCTGGCGCTCGAGCACCTGACGACACATTACGGGCCGGTGCAGGCGCTCAATGATGTCTCGCTGGCCGTGGGGCAGGGCGAGATCGTGACGCTGATCGGTGCCAACGGCGCCGGCAAGACGACGCTTTTGATGTCGATCTGTGGCGATCCGCGCCCGACCAGCGGGCGGGTGTGGTTCGAGGGCGAGGAGATCACCGGCACACCCACGGCGCGCGTGATGCGTGGCGGGCTGTCGGTGGTGCCCGAAGGTCGCCGCATCTTCACCGGCATGACGGTGGAGGAGAATCTCGCCATGGGCGGCTATTACCAGAGCAAGGAGGAGAACGAACGCAGCATCGAGCATGTGCTGGGGCTCTTCCCGCGCCTCAAGGAGCGCTTCCATCAGCGCGGCGGCACCATGTCCGGTGGCGAGCAGCAGATGTTGGCCATCGGGCGTGCCTTGATGAGTCGGCCGCGACTGTTGTTGCTCGATGAGCCTTCGCTGGGACTGGCGCCCATCGTGATCGGGCAGATCTTCGAGATCGTCGAGCAGCTGCGCGAGCAGGGCACCACCATCTTCCTGGTGGAGCAGAATGCCCATCGCGCCTTGTCGATCGCCGATCGCGGTTATGTGCTGGAACACGGTCGCGTGGTGCTGGCGGACAGCGGCAAGGCGCTGCTGGCCAATGACGAGGTCCGCCGCGCCTATCTTGGCGGCTGA
- a CDS encoding N-acetylmuramoyl-L-alanine amidase yields the protein MTSGFNAFRPLTCLTIASLTLLSGCMQHSRSDTDEASGSYQRMEASTESQSNSRVRHLVLHYTDDDLTGSLISLTGADVSAHYLLSSPMPATGLPRVYPLVPEARRAWHAGVSHWGERGHLNDTSIGIEMVNAGPEALTPLAPGQTETQASGVARRWSPDRHFAAWNEQQIAALIALASPIVHRHDIKAVDVVGHSDIAPDRKTDPGPRFPWRRLHEAGIGAWPRDADVSCFRQQMASDGLPAEKTLIAALAHYGYPVEAERPWMAIAAFQAHFRPGAISGQFDAESAAILLALNTRYRQSTPCQAR from the coding sequence ATGACATCAGGCTTCAACGCGTTTCGCCCTCTCACCTGCTTGACGATAGCCTCGCTGACGCTGCTGTCGGGCTGCATGCAGCATTCCCGGTCGGACACTGACGAGGCCTCGGGGAGCTATCAGCGGATGGAGGCCAGCACCGAGAGTCAAAGCAATTCTCGCGTGCGCCATCTGGTACTGCATTACACCGATGATGACCTCACAGGCTCTCTGATCAGCCTCACCGGCGCTGACGTCAGCGCGCATTATCTGCTGTCGTCGCCGATGCCCGCGACCGGCCTGCCGCGCGTCTATCCGCTGGTGCCGGAAGCGCGCCGCGCCTGGCATGCCGGCGTCAGCCATTGGGGTGAACGCGGCCACCTCAATGACACTTCCATCGGCATCGAGATGGTCAATGCCGGGCCCGAAGCGCTCACGCCCCTGGCACCCGGGCAGACGGAGACCCAAGCTTCCGGCGTGGCAAGGCGCTGGTCCCCTGATCGCCACTTCGCGGCCTGGAACGAGCAGCAGATCGCGGCCTTGATCGCGCTGGCCTCCCCCATTGTGCACCGCCATGACATCAAGGCAGTGGATGTCGTCGGACACTCCGACATCGCCCCGGACCGCAAGACCGACCCGGGCCCGCGCTTCCCCTGGCGCCGTCTGCATGAAGCCGGCATCGGGGCCTGGCCACGGGATGCCGACGTCAGCTGCTTTCGACAACAGATGGCCAGCGATGGACTGCCCGCGGAGAAGACCTTGATCGCGGCGCTCGCCCACTATGGTTATCCAGTGGAGGCCGAGCGGCCCTGGATGGCGATCGCCGCGTTTCAGGCGCACTTTCGCCCCGGGGCCATCAGTGGCCAGTTTGATGCGGAAAGCGCCGCGATCCTGCTGGCCCTCAACACGCGCTATCGCCAATCGACGCCCTGTCAGGCCCGGTGA